A genome region from Deinococcus ruber includes the following:
- a CDS encoding DUF1152 domain-containing protein, translated as MLSGLTPPFFAALEDSHRILIAGMGGGFDVFCGLPLYFALRAEGRDVVLGNLSFTSFSPLMPRPVAPSLIEVTPDLLVQPGEYFPEYYLSRWLATQKEPSSVYAFQKVGVQPLLHAYRALIHHLKIDTIILIDGGTDALMRGDEIDLGTPHEDAVSLAAVNELKDVKRFVVSLGFGIDRFHGVSHWNVLEATAELARDGAYLGSFSLTPDMRPVQLYRDACEAVFEQMPRHVSIVNSSILGAIWGEYGNHHATERTRGSELWINPLMAQYWCYELGAVAECLQYREALMNTFTMSDVDRVIGAHREAVTIRPRFELPI; from the coding sequence ATGCTCAGCGGCCTGACACCACCGTTTTTTGCTGCTCTCGAAGATTCCCACCGCATTCTGATCGCGGGCATGGGTGGCGGCTTCGACGTGTTCTGTGGGCTGCCGCTGTATTTCGCACTGCGGGCAGAAGGGCGGGACGTGGTGCTGGGGAACCTCTCGTTTACTTCGTTTTCGCCTTTGATGCCCCGACCAGTAGCACCGAGCCTCATCGAAGTCACGCCCGATCTGCTCGTGCAGCCGGGCGAGTATTTCCCCGAATACTATCTGTCGCGCTGGCTGGCGACCCAGAAAGAACCGTCCAGCGTCTACGCCTTTCAGAAGGTGGGTGTCCAGCCTCTCCTGCACGCTTACCGCGCCCTGATACACCACCTGAAAATCGATACCATTATCCTGATCGACGGCGGCACCGACGCCCTGATGCGCGGTGATGAAATCGATCTGGGCACGCCGCACGAAGACGCGGTGAGTCTGGCAGCGGTCAACGAGCTGAAAGACGTCAAGCGCTTTGTGGTGAGCCTGGGCTTTGGCATCGACCGCTTTCATGGCGTGAGTCACTGGAATGTACTGGAGGCGACCGCCGAGCTTGCACGGGACGGGGCCTACCTGGGATCGTTCAGCCTGACGCCCGACATGCGCCCCGTGCAGCTTTACCGCGACGCCTGCGAGGCGGTCTTCGAGCAGATGCCGCGCCACGTCAGCATCGTCAACAGCAGCATCCTGGGTGCTATCTGGGGCGAATACGGCAACCACCACGCCACCGAACGAACACGCGGCTCTGAGCTGTGGATCAATCCGCTGATGGCTCAGTACTGGTGTTACGAACTGGGTGCGGTGGCAGAGTGTCTTCAGTACCGGGAAGCACTGATGAACACCTTCACCATGAGCGACGTTGACCGGGTCATCGGGGCACACCGAGAGGCCGTAACGATTCGGCCCCGTTTTGAATTGCCGATCTGA
- a CDS encoding NADAR family protein, which translates to MPDLDADILFFYRASHPFSNFYPSKFVADGLLFHWAEQYIMYRKALHFDDTASAQKIMQAYSPADCKKLGRRVRGFDEASWVLVREQVAFDTVLLKFQHNRKLRDVLLQTGAALLVEAAPSDRIWGIGFSEQDALAYRFQWGENLLGKALMRVRDELRD; encoded by the coding sequence ATGCCCGACCTCGACGCCGACATCCTCTTTTTCTACCGGGCCTCGCACCCCTTCTCCAACTTCTATCCGTCCAAATTCGTGGCAGATGGCCTGCTGTTTCACTGGGCCGAGCAGTACATCATGTACCGCAAAGCGCTGCATTTCGACGATACGGCATCGGCCCAGAAGATCATGCAGGCGTATTCCCCCGCCGACTGTAAGAAGCTGGGAAGGCGGGTGCGCGGGTTTGACGAGGCGAGCTGGGTGCTGGTGCGCGAGCAGGTTGCGTTCGATACTGTCCTGCTTAAGTTTCAGCACAACCGCAAATTACGAGACGTGCTGCTTCAAACAGGGGCCGCCCTGCTGGTCGAGGCGGCCCCTTCAGACCGCATCTGGGGCATCGGCTTCTCAGAGCAGGACGCGCTGGCGTACCGCTTCCAGTGGGGTGAAAACCTGCTGGGGAAGGCGCTCATGCGCGTGCGCGACGAACTGCGCGACTGA
- a CDS encoding RtcB family protein — translation MNGKHISNLGLKGAEIGVALKAAELRETAGLERDEILNELRGVQQRPGEYVGGVYGDLADMLLARQANDELHAADALREHALSYKVYGGNLIEPGALAQMNTAMRLPIARAGALMPDAHVGYGLPIGGVLATEGAVIPYGVGVDIGCSMRLSVYPLAPDRLDSRGAVALLQKHTRFGAGVGWDKRERLDHEVLDDADWDTLPLLRHLYDKAVTQLGTSGSGNHFAEFGTFTLPAPMSGLEAGTYLALLTHSGSRGFGAQVAGHFTNLAERLHPTLDASAKKLAWLNLDSEEGQNYWTAMNLAGRYALANHEQIHQRIARALDTEVALEVSNSHNLAWKQQVDGRELIVHRKGATPAAAGQLGLIPGSMADPAYLVRGKGEAAALESASHGAGRQLGRKAAERAIAKKDVQAYLNERGVTLIGGGIDEAPQAYKRVEQVIAAQTELVDVLGQFQPQVVRMDSGSEDI, via the coding sequence ATGAACGGGAAGCACATTTCAAATCTGGGCCTGAAGGGAGCCGAAATAGGGGTGGCCCTGAAGGCGGCGGAGCTGCGCGAGACGGCAGGGCTGGAGCGCGACGAGATTCTGAACGAGCTGCGCGGCGTGCAGCAGCGGCCCGGCGAGTACGTGGGCGGCGTCTACGGCGATCTGGCAGACATGCTGCTGGCACGTCAGGCCAACGACGAACTGCACGCCGCCGACGCTCTGCGCGAACACGCTCTGTCTTATAAGGTGTACGGCGGCAACCTGATCGAGCCAGGCGCACTGGCCCAGATGAACACCGCCATGCGCCTGCCCATTGCGCGGGCCGGGGCGCTGATGCCCGATGCTCACGTGGGCTACGGCCTGCCCATCGGCGGGGTACTCGCCACCGAGGGCGCGGTCATTCCCTACGGTGTGGGGGTGGATATCGGATGCAGCATGCGTCTGAGCGTGTATCCGCTGGCTCCCGACCGGCTGGATTCGCGAGGCGCGGTGGCGCTGCTTCAGAAGCACACCCGTTTCGGAGCGGGCGTCGGCTGGGATAAGCGCGAACGCCTGGACCACGAAGTTCTCGACGATGCCGACTGGGACACCCTGCCGCTGCTGCGCCACCTGTACGACAAGGCCGTGACGCAGCTCGGCACCTCGGGGAGCGGCAACCACTTCGCGGAATTCGGCACCTTCACGCTGCCTGCGCCCATGTCGGGCCTGGAGGCGGGCACGTATCTGGCCCTGCTGACCCACAGCGGCTCGCGTGGCTTCGGAGCGCAGGTGGCGGGGCATTTCACCAACCTGGCCGAGCGCCTGCACCCCACCCTCGACGCCTCGGCCAAGAAGCTGGCGTGGCTAAACCTGGACAGCGAGGAAGGCCAGAACTACTGGACGGCCATGAATCTGGCGGGCCGCTACGCGCTGGCGAACCACGAGCAGATTCATCAGCGCATCGCCCGGGCGCTGGATACCGAGGTAGCGCTGGAAGTTTCCAACAGCCACAACCTCGCGTGGAAGCAGCAGGTAGACGGGCGCGAACTGATCGTTCACCGCAAGGGCGCGACTCCGGCGGCGGCAGGCCAGCTCGGCCTGATTCCCGGCAGCATGGCCGACCCGGCGTATCTGGTGCGCGGCAAGGGCGAAGCTGCCGCCCTGGAAAGCGCGTCGCACGGCGCGGGCCGCCAGCTCGGGCGCAAGGCCGCCGAACGCGCCATCGCCAAGAAGGACGTGCAGGCGTACCTGAATGAGCGCGGCGTGACGCTGATCGGGGGCGGCATCGACGAGGCCCCGCAGGCCTACAAGCGCGTCGAGCAGGTGATTGCCGCGCAGACGGAACTGGTGGATGTGCTGGGCCAGTTTCAGCCGCAGGTGGTCAGGATGGACAGCGGCAGCGAAGACATCTGA
- a CDS encoding endonuclease V yields MLVCTDVDYRPETGGPGDSARAAAVLFRDWPDTAPAHELVQRLDDVPPYQPGAFYRRELPCLLAVLEAATQVAGALTAVMIDGYVTLDAAGRAGLGAYLYGALGASVPVIGVAKTAFQGSPHALPLCRGDSQRPLYITAAGLDVGEAARCIAQMAGPHRLPTLLRRADQVCRRAP; encoded by the coding sequence ATGCTCGTCTGCACCGATGTCGATTACCGCCCGGAGACCGGTGGCCCAGGAGACAGCGCCCGCGCCGCCGCCGTGCTGTTCCGGGACTGGCCCGACACTGCGCCCGCGCACGAACTGGTGCAGCGCCTCGACGACGTGCCGCCCTATCAGCCGGGAGCCTTCTACCGGCGTGAACTGCCGTGCCTGCTGGCGGTGCTGGAAGCGGCGACGCAGGTGGCGGGGGCGCTGACAGCCGTGATGATCGACGGGTACGTCACGCTGGATGCGGCGGGTCGGGCCGGATTGGGAGCATATCTGTACGGCGCACTCGGAGCGTCGGTGCCGGTGATCGGTGTCGCCAAGACCGCCTTTCAGGGGTCGCCCCACGCGCTGCCGCTGTGCCGGGGAGACAGTCAGCGCCCGCTGTACATCACGGCGGCGGGGCTGGATGTTGGGGAGGCCGCCCGCTGCATCGCGCAGATGGCCGGGCCACACCGCCTTCCCACCCTGCTCAGGCGGGCCGATCAGGTGTGTCGGCGTGCTCCCTGA
- a CDS encoding ABC transporter ATP-binding protein, which yields MPAAAPSVTRRLYGLLLPYRAQVAWGMLFLTLSVAAELYPPLVWGTVIDHGLTRNGNTFTPHWAFIAGQLALLVGVFAVQQLLSAWRGLLLERAGQQLTLDLRLRLYNKLASQSAGYFESQRTGDLLSRVTADVDGIQDVLLRGTDAVLGNALRLVGVVAIFIALQPLLGVVVTLPMLIVGLMLTRYNASVRPAYRAARNRLGDLSALITDRIGGIRVVQGFAREEAEAGKVADIGQQLYAEGVKAVAIRNRTFPLVRFVSNFGNILMLGGGVFLIARGQFTLGGLLAYRGYGRYFYGPIDDLVNINDLLQRAEASGRRIFQVLDAPQDIVQAPDAVPLPLPARGEIVFEDVYFGYDPAQPVLKGLNLHVAPGERVAILGSSGAGKSTLIGLLTRTFDPQSGRVLFDGHDVRTLTLPSLRRAATLMQQDTFLFHDTVLENVRYARPDASAQEVEAALRVASALEFVQSLPQGLETLVGERGVKLSGGQRQRLAIARVLLARPAVLLLDEPTSAVDAESEASIVEALERLMRGRTALIVTHRLSLARSADRVVVLEGGVVVEEGAPQVLRRRGGRYAALEEAARFELT from the coding sequence ATGCCTGCTGCCGCGCCGTCCGTGACCCGCCGCCTGTACGGACTGCTGCTGCCCTACCGCGCTCAGGTGGCGTGGGGCATGCTGTTCCTGACGCTCAGTGTGGCCGCCGAACTGTATCCGCCGCTGGTGTGGGGCACGGTAATCGACCACGGCCTGACCCGCAACGGAAACACCTTCACGCCGCACTGGGCCTTTATCGCGGGGCAACTGGCCCTGTTGGTGGGCGTGTTCGCGGTGCAGCAACTTCTGAGTGCGTGGCGAGGTCTGCTGCTGGAGCGGGCCGGACAGCAGCTGACGCTCGATCTGAGGTTGCGGCTGTACAACAAGCTGGCCTCGCAGTCGGCGGGATATTTCGAGTCGCAGCGCACTGGCGACCTGCTCTCTCGCGTCACTGCCGATGTGGACGGCATTCAGGACGTGCTGCTGCGCGGCACCGACGCCGTGCTGGGCAATGCGCTGCGCCTTGTCGGGGTGGTCGCCATCTTTATTGCGCTGCAACCGCTGCTGGGCGTGGTCGTGACGCTGCCGATGCTGATCGTGGGCCTGATGCTGACGCGCTACAACGCCTCGGTGCGCCCCGCCTACCGCGCTGCCAGGAACCGTCTGGGCGACCTGTCGGCCCTGATTACCGACCGGATCGGTGGAATTCGGGTGGTGCAGGGCTTCGCCCGCGAGGAAGCCGAGGCGGGAAAAGTCGCTGACATCGGGCAGCAGCTCTACGCCGAGGGTGTCAAGGCCGTGGCGATTCGCAACCGGACGTTTCCGCTGGTGCGCTTCGTCTCCAACTTCGGCAACATCCTGATGCTCGGCGGCGGCGTGTTCCTGATCGCACGCGGGCAGTTCACGCTCGGCGGACTGCTGGCGTACCGGGGCTACGGGCGGTATTTTTACGGCCCCATCGACGACCTCGTGAACATCAACGATCTGCTTCAGCGGGCCGAGGCCAGCGGGCGGCGCATCTTTCAGGTGCTTGACGCGCCGCAGGACATCGTGCAGGCTCCAGACGCCGTGCCGCTGCCATTGCCCGCACGCGGCGAAATCGTGTTCGAAGACGTGTATTTCGGCTATGATCCGGCCCAGCCGGTGCTGAAGGGGCTGAATCTGCACGTCGCACCGGGCGAACGGGTCGCCATTCTGGGCAGCAGCGGCGCGGGCAAAAGTACGCTGATCGGCCTGCTGACCCGCACCTTCGATCCGCAGTCGGGGCGTGTGCTGTTCGACGGGCACGATGTACGGACGCTGACGCTGCCCAGCCTGCGCCGCGCCGCCACCCTGATGCAGCAGGACACCTTCCTGTTTCACGACACGGTGCTGGAAAACGTGCGCTACGCCCGCCCGGACGCGTCGGCGCAGGAGGTGGAAGCGGCGCTGCGGGTGGCGAGTGCGCTGGAGTTCGTGCAGAGTCTGCCGCAGGGGCTGGAAACGCTGGTGGGCGAGCGCGGCGTGAAGCTGTCGGGCGGGCAACGCCAGCGCCTCGCCATTGCCAGAGTGCTGCTGGCGCGGCCCGCCGTGCTGCTGCTCGACGAACCGACGAGCGCGGTCGACGCCGAATCGGAAGCGAGCATCGTGGAGGCGCTCGAACGGCTGATGCGGGGCCGCACCGCCTTGATCGTGACGCACCGCCTGTCGCTGGCCCGCAGCGCCGACCGGGTGGTGGTGCTGGAAGGCGGCGTGGTGGTCGAGGAAGGTGCGCCCCAGGTGCTGCGGCGGCGCGGCGGGCGGTACGCGGCGCTGGAAGAAGCGGCCCGCTTCGAGCTGACCTGA
- a CDS encoding NAD(P)H-dependent oxidoreductase: MPRALIVHAHPEAASFCTAQMQEAARTLEARGYDVQISDLYRMGWQAALDRHDMTHAPADPFKPQAEQFRAVQGGTVAPDVAAELEKLLAADLLVFSFPLWWFSLPALLKGWVDRVFAMGAVYGAGVGTYDRGRFLGRRALLLFTTGGPEGAYGPQANNGDLNTVLFHIQNGMLRFVGYTVLAPVVGHSPVRISADERAAQLGRVREAFSTLDERATVFG, translated from the coding sequence ATGCCACGCGCCCTGATCGTCCACGCCCACCCCGAAGCCGCGTCTTTCTGCACCGCCCAGATGCAGGAAGCCGCCCGCACGCTGGAAGCCCGTGGCTACGACGTGCAGATCAGCGATCTGTACCGCATGGGCTGGCAGGCAGCGCTTGACCGGCACGATATGACCCACGCCCCAGCCGACCCCTTCAAGCCGCAGGCCGAACAGTTCCGCGCTGTTCAGGGCGGCACCGTTGCCCCCGACGTGGCCGCCGAACTGGAAAAGCTGCTGGCCGCCGATCTGCTGGTCTTCTCGTTTCCGCTGTGGTGGTTCAGCCTGCCTGCCCTGCTGAAAGGCTGGGTTGACCGGGTGTTTGCGATGGGCGCGGTGTACGGTGCGGGGGTAGGCACCTACGACCGGGGCAGATTTCTGGGGCGGCGGGCGCTGCTGCTGTTCACGACGGGCGGCCCGGAAGGTGCGTACGGCCCGCAGGCCAACAACGGCGACCTGAATACGGTGCTGTTTCACATCCAGAACGGCATGCTGCGCTTCGTGGGCTATACCGTGCTGGCCCCGGTGGTAGGCCACAGCCCCGTGCGGATCAGCGCCGACGAGCGGGCCGCGCAGCTGGGCCGGGTGCGTGAGGCGTTCAGCACGCTGGACGAGCGGGCCACGGTGTTCGGCTGA
- the dnaE gene encoding DNA polymerase III subunit alpha — protein MTAPDAAQPHIHLPDGSCCPPKRFAHLHQHTQYSLLDGAAKLKDLLKWVKEVTPEGTSAACAMTDHGNMHGAVHFYNYAQSLEVKPILGYEAYVVPGHGTRRDKKPGVSGEKGIFHLTLLARDFEGYQNLCRLSSRGYTEGYYYKPRIDHELLQEHSKGVIAFSGCLGSEVQQLLMAGREKEAKERLLWYRDLFGENYYIEIQDHGLPEQKKNNPVLKAWAQELGIGMVATNDGHYVKKSDATAHETLLAIQTKAVMADENRFKFPCDEFYVKNLEEMHQALPPAEWGEELFDNTASIADLCNVELPVGKKRVYQMPALPIPEGRSMAEELRVQTYAGSMKRYPNHVTIALLREYAVRSLDALEADERARVLKRVDGCDARTCDQDTLLTLIAFMGSEWEQRGKAAGEKYTKYPALEIMEQGAETGSIPDYACLDWQRSKGESSDTAIRLEAGSEEETTCRAHHTHALKLLRRAEYELSVINNMGFPDYLLIVADYINWAKDQGISVGPGRGSGAGSIVCYAIRITNLDPLEFDLLFERFLNPDRISMPDLDIDFNDARRVEVIEYVRQKYGDDKVAMIATFGTMASKACLKDVARVMGLEYAKVDKVSKLIPIKFGKSYSLEQARESVPDIAQMLEDDAQLREAYEFAQKLEGLTRHASVHAAGVVIGRDKLTDLVPLMRDTSGEGIVCQYDMKAVEDIGLIKMDFLGLRTLSFLDEARKIMRDSQSIDIDFDAIPFAEAGESDERAASVTRTFELMSRGETKGVFQLEGAGIADASRRLKPRRLADIIALSALYRPGPMENIPTYVRRHHGLEAVDYVRDGFPVSAQWLDKILKETYGIPVYQEQIMQIASDVAGFSLGGADLLRRAMGKKDAAEMTRQRQIFVDGAGKNGVSKEEANKLFDLLDAFANYGFNKSHSAAYGVITYQTAWLKANYPVEFMAALLSVERRDSDKVAEYASDARKMGVNVLPPDINKSAPDFRVEGTDIYFGLYAIKGLGEGAVLRILEERQKAGPFKSLADFCSRVGSKVCNRKAMESLIKSGAFDRFGERRQLLESLEDAVAWAAGAASMLNSGMDSLFGIAETAPEPRLKTGIEPLGELEKLKLEKDALGLYISGHPLEQHEGLREAASVRISGLDEWYLSQNVQPGKRVKAVLAGMIENVVKKPTKSGGMMARFNLADESATIELVAFSRAYDRIQEKLVNDAPALVIVEIESEEGGMRVIAEEVVTAEQLSDVPKVMYVNIDLDSASEDALSEFQSRLDEHAGSMPTYFRFQSGEHYLVYQLERPTGSSEAIRMIGQTFAWAQAYLAYDQATILSRFAPKPPAWQQRQQAGRGMQA, from the coding sequence ATGACCGCGCCCGATGCCGCCCAGCCTCATATTCACCTGCCAGACGGCTCGTGCTGCCCGCCCAAACGCTTTGCCCACCTGCATCAACACACCCAGTACAGCCTGCTCGACGGGGCAGCCAAGCTCAAAGACCTGCTGAAATGGGTGAAGGAAGTGACGCCGGAAGGCACGAGCGCCGCCTGCGCCATGACCGACCACGGCAACATGCACGGCGCGGTGCATTTTTACAATTACGCTCAGAGCCTGGAAGTCAAGCCGATTCTGGGCTATGAGGCGTATGTGGTGCCGGGGCACGGCACGCGGCGCGACAAGAAACCGGGCGTGTCGGGCGAAAAGGGCATCTTCCATCTGACGCTGCTGGCCCGCGACTTCGAGGGCTATCAGAACCTGTGCCGCCTGAGCAGCCGGGGCTACACCGAGGGCTATTACTACAAGCCCCGGATTGACCACGAGCTGCTTCAGGAGCATTCCAAGGGCGTGATTGCCTTTTCCGGCTGCCTGGGCAGCGAGGTGCAGCAACTGCTGATGGCGGGCCGCGAGAAGGAAGCGAAAGAAAGGCTGCTGTGGTACCGCGACCTGTTTGGCGAAAACTACTACATCGAAATTCAGGATCACGGGCTGCCCGAGCAGAAGAAGAACAACCCGGTTCTAAAGGCGTGGGCGCAGGAACTGGGCATCGGCATGGTGGCGACCAACGACGGGCATTATGTGAAAAAGAGCGACGCCACCGCCCACGAAACGCTGCTGGCGATTCAGACCAAAGCGGTGATGGCCGACGAGAACCGTTTCAAGTTTCCGTGCGACGAGTTCTACGTCAAGAACCTCGAAGAGATGCATCAGGCACTGCCGCCCGCCGAGTGGGGCGAGGAACTGTTCGACAACACCGCCAGTATTGCCGACCTGTGCAACGTAGAATTGCCGGTAGGCAAGAAGCGCGTGTACCAGATGCCCGCGCTGCCCATTCCCGAGGGGCGCAGCATGGCCGAGGAACTGCGGGTGCAGACCTACGCCGGAAGCATGAAGCGCTACCCCAACCACGTGACCATCGCCCTGCTGCGTGAGTACGCCGTGCGGAGCCTGGACGCGCTGGAAGCAGACGAGCGGGCGCGGGTGCTGAAGCGCGTGGACGGCTGCGACGCCCGCACCTGCGATCAGGACACCCTGCTGACCCTGATCGCCTTCATGGGCAGCGAGTGGGAACAGCGCGGCAAGGCGGCGGGCGAGAAGTACACCAAGTACCCGGCGCTGGAGATCATGGAGCAGGGGGCCGAAACTGGCAGCATCCCCGATTACGCCTGCCTCGACTGGCAGCGCAGCAAGGGCGAAAGCAGCGACACCGCGATTCGGCTGGAAGCGGGCAGCGAGGAAGAGACCACCTGCCGCGCCCACCACACCCACGCCCTGAAGCTGCTGCGCCGCGCCGAGTACGAACTGAGCGTCATCAACAACATGGGCTTTCCCGATTACCTGCTGATCGTGGCCGATTACATCAACTGGGCCAAAGACCAGGGCATCAGCGTGGGGCCGGGGCGTGGGTCGGGCGCGGGGTCTATCGTGTGCTACGCCATCCGCATCACCAACCTCGACCCGCTGGAATTCGACCTGCTGTTCGAGCGCTTCCTGAACCCTGACCGCATTTCCATGCCCGACCTCGATATCGACTTCAACGATGCCCGGCGCGTGGAAGTCATCGAGTACGTGCGCCAGAAGTACGGCGACGACAAGGTCGCCATGATCGCCACCTTCGGAACGATGGCGAGCAAGGCATGTCTGAAAGACGTGGCCCGCGTGATGGGGCTGGAATACGCCAAGGTCGATAAGGTCAGCAAGCTCATTCCGATCAAGTTCGGCAAAAGCTATTCGCTGGAGCAGGCCCGCGAGAGTGTGCCCGACATCGCCCAGATGCTCGAAGACGACGCGCAGCTGCGTGAAGCCTACGAGTTCGCGCAGAAGCTGGAAGGTCTGACGCGCCACGCTTCGGTCCATGCGGCGGGCGTGGTGATCGGGCGCGACAAGCTGACCGACCTCGTGCCGCTGATGCGCGACACCAGCGGCGAGGGCATCGTGTGCCAGTACGACATGAAAGCGGTGGAAGACATCGGCCTGATCAAGATGGACTTCCTGGGGCTGCGAACGCTGTCGTTTCTCGACGAGGCCCGCAAGATCATGCGCGACTCGCAGAGCATCGACATCGATTTCGACGCCATCCCCTTTGCCGAAGCGGGCGAGAGCGACGAGCGGGCCGCCAGCGTCACCCGGACGTTCGAGCTGATGAGCCGCGGCGAAACCAAAGGCGTGTTCCAGCTTGAAGGCGCGGGCATTGCCGATGCGTCGCGCCGCCTGAAACCGCGCCGCCTGGCCGACATCATCGCGCTGTCGGCGCTGTACCGCCCCGGCCCGATGGAAAACATTCCCACGTATGTGCGGCGGCATCACGGGCTGGAAGCGGTGGACTACGTGCGCGACGGCTTCCCGGTGTCGGCGCAGTGGCTCGACAAGATCCTGAAGGAAACCTACGGCATTCCGGTGTATCAGGAACAGATCATGCAGATTGCGTCCGACGTGGCGGGCTTCAGCCTGGGCGGAGCCGACCTGCTGCGCCGCGCCATGGGTAAAAAAGACGCCGCCGAGATGACCCGTCAGCGGCAGATCTTTGTAGACGGAGCCGGAAAAAACGGCGTTTCGAAGGAAGAGGCCAATAAGCTGTTCGACCTGCTCGACGCATTCGCAAACTACGGATTCAACAAGTCACACAGCGCCGCTTACGGGGTCATTACCTATCAGACCGCGTGGCTGAAAGCAAACTACCCGGTTGAGTTTATGGCAGCCCTGCTGAGCGTCGAGCGGCGCGACAGCGATAAAGTGGCCGAGTACGCCTCTGATGCCCGCAAGATGGGCGTCAATGTGCTGCCGCCCGATATCAACAAATCGGCCCCAGATTTCCGAGTCGAGGGTACCGATATCTATTTCGGCCTGTACGCCATCAAGGGACTGGGCGAGGGCGCGGTGCTGAGAATTCTGGAAGAGCGCCAGAAGGCTGGCCCGTTCAAGTCGCTGGCCGATTTCTGCTCGCGGGTCGGCAGCAAAGTCTGCAACCGCAAGGCGATGGAATCACTCATCAAGTCGGGCGCGTTCGACCGCTTCGGCGAGCGGCGGCAACTGCTGGAATCGCTGGAAGATGCGGTGGCCTGGGCTGCCGGAGCGGCCAGCATGCTGAACAGCGGCATGGATTCGCTGTTCGGCATCGCGGAAACGGCCCCCGAACCCAGGCTGAAGACAGGCATAGAGCCGCTGGGCGAACTGGAAAAACTGAAGCTGGAAAAGGACGCGCTGGGCCTGTACATCAGCGGGCATCCGCTGGAGCAGCACGAGGGGCTGCGCGAGGCCGCCAGCGTGCGAATTTCCGGGCTGGACGAGTGGTATCTGAGCCAGAACGTGCAGCCGGGCAAACGCGTCAAGGCAGTGCTGGCAGGCATGATCGAGAACGTGGTCAAGAAGCCCACCAAATCGGGCGGCATGATGGCCCGCTTCAATCTGGCCGACGAGAGCGCCACCATCGAACTGGTCGCTTTTTCGCGGGCGTATGACCGTATTCAGGAAAAACTGGTCAACGACGCGCCCGCCCTGGTGATCGTGGAGATCGAGAGCGAGGAGGGCGGTATGCGCGTCATCGCAGAAGAAGTCGTGACCGCCGAGCAGCTCTCGGACGTGCCCAAGGTCATGTACGTGAACATCGACCTGGACAGCGCCAGCGAGGACGCGCTCAGCGAGTTTCAGAGCCGCCTGGACGAGCACGCGGGCAGCATGCCCACCTATTTCCGCTTTCAGAGTGGCGAGCACTATCTGGTGTACCAGCTGGAGCGGCCCACCGGCAGCAGCGAGGCCATCCGCATGATCGGACAGACGTTTGCGTGGGCGCAGGCGTATCTGGCCTACGATCAGGCCACCATTCTAAGCAGGTTCGCACCCAAGCCGCCCGCGTGGCAGCAGCGGCAGCAGGCGGGCCGGGGGATGCAGGCATAA
- the ygfZ gene encoding CAF17-like 4Fe-4S cluster assembly/insertion protein YgfZ, whose protein sequence is MSRFTRLPSSALRLTGPDRLDFVQGQMTANLKAAPTPGMVPACFLNVKGQIEQFARVYRRPDDVYLHLDAGAAVALAARLKKYIIFDQVEVQDVSEVLATLHVWSEDLSGWNGEGADVQQFQLGGGVVLTARVNRTGTPGLDVHYLQQHGAEVLGLLGQEVPFAELEAARIQAGISDVGRDGWAGSLLQEVGLDGEIGGAISYRKGCYVGQEIMARLEARGKTRYALTRLEAVADALPAHTEILLDGRAVGVTGASAGAQALAKLRKDVPHGALLTVGTAQARAAAAPQEDSPAISG, encoded by the coding sequence ATGTCACGTTTTACCCGCCTTCCAAGCAGCGCCCTGCGCCTGACCGGGCCGGATCGCCTGGACTTCGTGCAGGGCCAGATGACCGCCAATCTCAAGGCCGCCCCGACGCCCGGGATGGTGCCCGCCTGCTTTCTGAACGTGAAGGGGCAGATCGAGCAGTTCGCCCGCGTGTATCGCCGCCCCGACGACGTGTATCTGCACCTCGACGCGGGCGCGGCGGTGGCGCTGGCGGCGCGGCTGAAAAAGTACATCATCTTCGATCAGGTCGAGGTGCAGGACGTGTCGGAGGTGCTGGCGACGCTGCATGTCTGGAGCGAAGACCTGTCCGGCTGGAACGGGGAAGGCGCAGACGTGCAGCAGTTTCAGCTCGGCGGCGGCGTGGTGCTGACGGCGCGGGTCAACCGCACGGGCACGCCGGGGCTGGACGTGCATTATCTGCAACAGCACGGGGCCGAGGTGCTGGGGCTGCTGGGCCAGGAAGTGCCGTTTGCCGAGCTGGAAGCGGCGCGTATTCAGGCGGGCATCAGCGATGTGGGGCGCGACGGCTGGGCCGGGTCGCTGCTTCAGGAAGTGGGGCTGGACGGCGAAATCGGCGGGGCGATCAGCTACCGCAAGGGCTGCTACGTGGGTCAGGAGATCATGGCGCGGCTGGAAGCGCGGGGAAAAACCCGCTACGCGCTGACCCGTCTGGAAGCGGTGGCAGACGCCCTGCCCGCGCACACCGAGATTCTGCTGGACGGCAGGGCGGTGGGCGTGACCGGGGCGAGCGCGGGGGCGCAGGCGCTGGCGAAACTCCGTAAGGATGTGCCGCACGGTGCGCTGCTGACAGTGGGCACGGCTCAGGCCCGCGCTGCCGCTGCGCCGCAGGAAGACAGCCCCGCGATTTCCGGCTGA